From Phycodurus eques isolate BA_2022a chromosome 1, UOR_Pequ_1.1, whole genome shotgun sequence, one genomic window encodes:
- the LOC133399491 gene encoding uncharacterized protein LOC133399491, which translates to MYACCVLGCTNSRSIAGKLKFYRLPTAYRPFQANRRCLWVEVLQKVNGSAEELKENARICGAHFISGQPSMDQDNPDFVPSVFTNVKNSPRPTNPSRRIFKGRRKRHWGHRKNDKSEGTPTKDVAFSVQQPSMETAEREPSQEMQTTACAMAEETKRDTEMKETPSTPFDKTPSPLVTAGKISPVVLLKHIVAPSGAYMCELCNESFSTVGQLVQHKYQHERQRSPSDEGQDKIPVCVFAEREEPSFPCNICDRTFTDRHSLKRHKLLHVKDGRKCQRCGVLFCRLHKRTLLVAQPVPASVSSDSGECDEVCPVIESRYVLEPGEVVEPVEDFDTSWKFIPLLKHSIRKVSEAQAPASDTELEIVPETPPPPLSLPICPEANPSENTAPKPQKVDNSESLPRPCLYPHPKLPPALRMFSHQCLTSAFFEVQRNYEYIFSKGTDVPSESAVKKEPPETVADLPPDVPNDEPQVKEPTAFDMQIVL; encoded by the exons ATGTACGCCTGCTGCGTGCTGGGTTGTACAAATAGCCGTTCTATCGCTGGCAAACTGAAATTTTACAGACTACCAACCGCATACCGACCGTTTCAGGCCAACCGGCGGTGTTTGTGGGTAGAAGTGCTCCAGAAAGTGAATGGCAGCGCGGAGGAGCTCAAAGAAAATGCTCGCATTTGTGGCGCTCATTTCATATCAG GACAACCGTCCATGGATCAGGACAATCCCGACTTTGTGCCTTCTGTGTTTACAAACGTGAAGAACAGCCCGCGCCCCACGAACCCAAGCAGAAG GATTTTCAAAGGACGTAGAAAACGCCACTGGGGTCACCGAAAAAACGACAAGTCAGAGGGAACGCCGACCAAAGATGTTGCGTTCTCGGTGCAGCAGCCTTCAATGGAAACTGCTGAACGTGAACCTTCACAAGAGATGCAGACCACAGCTTGTGCAATG gCAGAAGAAACTAAGCGTGACACTGAAATGAAAGAAACCCCGTCCACTCCTTTTGACAAAACGCCGTCACCCTTAGTGACCGCGGGTAAAATCAGTCCTGTGGTGCTCCTTAAGCACATCGTTGCTCCATCAGGCGCTTATATGTGTGAGTTGTGCAATGAAAGCTTCTCTACGGTCGGACAGCTTGTCCAACATAAATATCAGCATGAAAGACAAAGGTCTCCTAGTGATGAAGGTCAGGATAAGATCCCTGTCTGTGTTTTTGCGGAACGAGAAGAGCCTTCCTTTCCATGCAACATATGCGATCGAACTTTCACCGATCGCCATAGTTTGAAGCGCCACAAACTGCTCCATGTGAAAGACGGCAGGAAGTGCCAGAGGTGCGGCGTGCTGTTCTGTCGGCTTCACAAACGCACGCTGTTGGTGGCTCAGCCGGTGCCCGCAAGCGTCTCGAGCGACTCAGGCGAGTGCGACGAAGTTTGTCCTGTCATCGAATCGCGGTATGTGCTTGAACCGGGCGAGGTTGTGGAGCCTGTTGAAGACTTCGACACTTCTTGGAAATTTATCCCCCTGCTAAAACACTCTATTCGTAAAGTCAGTGAAGCCCAAGCACCGGCCTCAGACACGGAACTGGAAATAGTGCCTGAAACGCCACCACcgcctctctctcttcccattTGTCCAGAAGCCAATCCCTCTGAAAACACAGCTCCCAAACCACAAAAAGTGGACAACTCTGAATCCCTCCCACGACCTTGTCTCTATCCACACCCAAAGCTTCCCCCGGCACTACGGATGTTTTCTCATCAGTGCCTCACCTCAGCATTTTTCGAGGTTCAAAGAAACTACGAATATATTTTTAGCAAGGGAACGGATGTCCCAAGTGAGAGCGCTGTCAAAAAGGAGCCACCTGAGACAGTGGCGGATCTCCCTCCAGATGTGCCAAACGATGAGCCGCAAGTAAAGGAACCAACTGCTTTTGACATGCAGATTGTGCTCTAA